Part of the Acropora palmata chromosome 10, jaAcrPala1.3, whole genome shotgun sequence genome, ataatattattgttctgAATTCAATATGGCATTCATGCTCGGACTTTGCAAGCAAGGTATTTGAAATACAGCGGTTGTTCAGTCATTCTGTGGACATGCTAAGCAAAAACGGAACCCAATGAAAGGTAGATTGCAAAAGCAAGTGCTGTAACATTAAATACATAACataacattaatattatttaccACTAAAGTCATTCTTTCACTTGCAATATTCATTGAGAAAGTGATATATAAATTGATTTGCATTTACAGCCATGATACTTGCTAGTGACACCAATGACAGGTGTTATGGGTTCTGTTGAGAACCCTGTCAAATATAAGATAGCCAGGCCAAAAAGGTGATGTTTGAAACTTGCAAGGAAATGGAGATAATAATGATACCAAGTACAAGAAGTTTTAGCCATGTATCACTTAGGATTTATCTGAATCCAACCTTACATTTCTCTGTCTGGATTTTTTAGACTTACCATTTGCCATTTTGCATTGCTTGAGTGCTTCATTGAAGCCCTGACATAATGTGATGTCCCGTTGATTTTGTGCACATTCCACAAACTGCTGCAATTCAAGGTGACATGCACCCTGGCTTTGCTGTTGTGCACTTATTGGTTGATTATAGCCTTGGTATGGTGCTGCTGtccctgcatcctgctgatAAGTAGCTGGCTGTTCTGACTCGCCACCATGACCACCAAACAATGCACCGCTAACAGCATGTCCCTACAACATGCACCacaatagcaataataataataacaactatTAGttgacaatattattttgaaaaaaaaaaacatcttagGCCCACAATCTAAATAATAGACGACAAAATGCAATCTAAGTGACACTGAAACTCTGAATCCAAACAGAAGATTCACCTGTCTTCAGTTTTCAGTGCCATTCACATCCATTTTCTTGTCATCCATACAGCATAACCCATAGTAAAGCTAATCAATAAAGATAGATTTTGGTCTTATTGCCACAGACTATTATCACATAGGACTATGGCAGGAATTAAAGATTCTGTTTTCACATAAGGTTTGATGGGGGAGTGTTGCATATACACTATACTAAGACCTCAGTTAACACCACATTTCACAAATCTATTCAAACCAGTTGGATTGACAAAAATACCATGGCATGTGGAGCTATGTCTACCATTCTGTTGAATTCTGAAACGAAGACCGATAGGGGCAAAGCTCGCCTTGTATTGGCTTTTCAGGACTGGTGTGACGTGTGGGACATTCAATGTTTTCTTCTAAGAACAACATTAAAACCGTTCTAAATGGGTTCTTCTATCAAACATCTTACCACAGTTGAGCCGATAGCAACACCAGCAGCTGTTGATGCCATCTGTCCAAAGAGTCCAGGTTGCTGTGGTGCTGAGTGTTGAGCCACGTTGGAGGCTGGTTTGGCAGCAGGAACACTTGAGGCTGGCTTTGGTGGTGCTCTAGGGGCAGATGGTGGTGCTCTGCCGAAAGTAGGAGATGATCTACCACTGGATCGTCTTCCGCCACGAGGCATTGTTATTGTGTCTGAACTCGAAACCTTACgagaaaggggaaaaaaagcTTATGTAAGACCGGTGAAACAGTATGGCGTTCAGATCTGATGAAAAATCActtttgattggctcataATGACGTTGATCTCCATCGCTCCCATGGTGCTCTAGCGGCTAATTGATTTGGTGCCCATTCTTCTTGCTTTCTCTTTGAAATCCTGTTGCGTGACATTCCTAACACGTGCAGGCAAACAGCCAGCCATCATAACagtttcattgcttttgaaaaaactGAACTGCAGGATGGAGGAAGAACTAAAACGAGATTGTTCACTTGCTAGCAGGCTAATAATGATTTTTTCCACAGATTCAAGCTTACAATATTCAATACACTAGGAAAAAGCATCAATATTGAGAAAGACTATGTGGTTCTCTAAGCAGCCGTTGactcattatttttcttttgtttacgcTTTTCTTTTTGACTCCTCCCTCACAATACTTTTTAATGGTTGTCATGGCGACAAAGCTGAGAGAAAAATGAGCAATCATGCAAACGAGGTGTCTGTAGAACAAGATGGTGGTAGTCGTTGTCTGACCCGAAAACCAGAGGAGAATATTTACAAACTTGTGCGCAGACAATGGAGGGAGGATCAGAAAGGATTTCTACTCCAATCCGTTCGCCGTCAGACAAGGATTCTGCTGTCCTAAGTCGTGTTAGTGTTTCCAGTTCACCTTTTGGCTTTCGGAAGGTAAGTGTTTAATTTTGCATCGTTCGTGCACCATGCACAGTGTCAATTAAATTACtgaagtttctttgttttgtcacGTTTTAAGGCTGTCCTTAGTCCTCCAACTGGTGTTCTTCGAAGAGATTCTTCTGCATCATCGTTACCTGTACATGTAGGTGATGACTTTTTCCGAAGCGCTGAAGAAAAAGATGACGAGGAGTGGGACACTGATTTGGAAATGGATGGTGAGATGAATTTATATGCTCGtttgacaattttgttttccgcTGAGCAGAAAAGTGTTAATAGATTCATTTATGTGATGGAAGCATGAAATGATTGTTGTATAAAGAAACCTAATTATCACAAAGTGGCAgttcatttttgagaaaaagacACCTGGCACCTGTGCATGAGTGTTTTTGTCCGTCCGTCCGTCCTTCCGTTACCTTCTTCCATTTCTTTGACGATATTTAAGACTCTCTTTAGTTAACTTATTTACCAGCTATTAAATATTCATGTCGAACACCGAGTTAATTGcacctttgttttatttactgTCCTAAATTTTTAATACGTCGAAATTAGTCACTTTGTAAGGCTCAGTTTCTTGGATTCCAGTTTCTtccagaaaacactgaagCCATTGCTGGTAATTTATTTCCCATTGAGTTTTGTGTCCGTGGTCGGGACCATTTCTTTTACGCGTGGGCGGGTATGTAAATAAGTACCTTTTGAGTAATATTGATACAGGTTTTTGTTTCAAGAGTGATACCGTGACAAAATAGGAGTTTGTTTTGACAATGGGTGACACAAAAATTTGCCTGTCCTGTAAGAAAAAGGGTATTTGAGAAGATTAGTAGTTGAAATTGGCTTTTCGTTGCATGGAGAGTAATTAAGTTAATACTTCATTTaagtttat contains:
- the LOC141895223 gene encoding coiled-coil-helix-coiled-coil-helix domain-containing protein 2-like — protein: MPRGGRRSSGRSSPTFGRAPPSAPRAPPKPASSVPAAKPASNVAQHSAPQQPGLFGQMASTAAGVAIGSTVGHAVSGALFGGHGGESEQPATYQQDAGTAAPYQGYNQPISAQQQSQGACHLELQQFVECAQNQRDITLCQGFNEALKQCKMANGLA